In the Arachis ipaensis cultivar K30076 chromosome B10, Araip1.1, whole genome shotgun sequence genome, one interval contains:
- the LOC110268352 gene encoding uncharacterized protein LOC110268352, producing the protein MPGLSRELVEHQLPLKANVKPVKQPLRRFTLEVVQKIKEEIERLLKAKSIRTARCVSENLRKYFNVATKLLSEFDNVIVRHVPRELNQEANKLAQIASRYKIKSSTLEKLVRIKDIFMPLREREVLLLEKLDPKDWRVLIVEYLENPSLSVDRKLKYRAQSYVLMNNVLFKKSVDGNLLTCLGEKETYLALAEVHKGICGAHQSGKKMKWVTNRRKLYWPTIQRDCINYARSCEEYQKHGSL; encoded by the exons ATGCCAGGTTTGAGTCGTGAATTAGTAGAGCATCAATTGCCATTAAAGGCCAATGTCAAACCTGTCAAGCAGCCACTAAGGAGATTTACTCTTGAAGTCGTGCAGAagattaaagaagagattgaaagaCTTCTTAAGGCTAAGTCTATAAGAACAGCAAG GTGTGTTAGTGAAAATTTAAGAAAGTATTTCAATGTGGCTACAAAGTTATTGAGCGAGTTTGACAATGTCATTGTAAGGCATGTTCCAAGGGAGTTAAATCAAGAAGCAAATAAATTAGCTCAAATTGCTTCAAGATATAAGATCAAGTCCTCAAcattagaaaaattggtaaggatAAAGGACATATTTATGCCTTTGAGAGAAAGAGAAGTGTTGTTATTAGAAAAACTAGACCCAAAAGATTGGAGAGTACTAATTGTGGAATATCTAGAAAATCCAAGTCTTAGTGTCGATAGAAAACTTAAATATAGGGCTCAAAGTTATGTTCTAATGAATAATGTCTTGTTTAAGAAATCTGTTGATGGAAATCTCTTGACATGTTTGGGAGAAAAAGAAACATATTTGGCTCTTGCAGAAGTGCATAAGGGAATTTGTGGTGCCCATCAGTCAGGGAAAAAAATGAAATGGGTGACAAATAGGAGAAAATTGTATTGGCCAACTATTCAAAGAGATTGTATAAATTATGCTAGGTCCTGTGAGGAATACCAAAAACATGGAAGCCTTTAA